DNA from Phycisphaerae bacterium:
CGCGAGCGGCTACGGGGCCGGTAACAGAAGCGGCGGCACTCCTGGCGGCTGACCCGGTTGTCGTGAACGCAAGCCGGACGCAGACCGCTTCAGCTTCAGCGGTCTTTCCCGAAGGGCAAACAGGCCGGTCGTTTTACGACTGGTTCACGGTCGGCCAATTCCTCCTTCACTGTGTTACCCCATCGAGGCCGTTTTGACGGGCCTGTCCTTGTCAGGTAAGCCCGTTGAAACGGGCTGAGACCATAGAAAGGAAGAAGAACAGCAGGCGACCACTGACCGGCCGTATCACGGCCGGCCTGCCTTTGGCGGGGAAACCCCATGAAGAGCGTTGATCGCCCAACCTGGACCGGTCGGCATGCTAGCCCAGACGGTCGCGCACCCGCGGCTATGGATACTCATCATTGGGCTCCGTCATCTACCCGATGCAATCCCTCGCCGGCTCCTGAGAATTGACCACACCAAAGACCCGTCCCGGTCATTCACTGTCGCAGGGGTGCCTGTGGCGGCCTGACACTTATGTCGGTTTCCTGTCGAAATCAGACGGGTTTCAGGATAGAATCAGTTGAGGCCCGCAAGGGGCCACCGGCTGGTTCCCCGCCGTGCTGATCGGCCGGTACCGACGCAAGGAGACGCTCATGGCCCAAGCTTATGTGGACCCGTCCGAGCTGAGGCGATTCGCTCAGGACCTCAACCGCTTCAACGGGGAGCTTCACAGCCTGATTGCCGGCCTGCATGCCCGAATGCTCAGTCTGGAGAAGACCTGGCGAGACCAGGAGCAGCGCAAGTTCGCCGAAGAGTTCGAGCAGACCATGAGAGTGCTCAACGCTTTCCTCAAGCTGTCGGAGCGTCATGTGACGTTCCTCCTGAAAAAAGCCGGGTACATTGAGGATTACCTTCAGCAACACTAGGACCTGCCGATGAGCCAGGCCGCCCGAGTGGAATCGATCGAGAAACTGAAAGACCTGCGCGTTGCGTTGTGTCTGTTCGCCGAAACCGCGCGAACGGGCTTGCTCGAGGGGGATTCCGAAATCCAGCGCGTCGGCCTGTGGCTCAAAAACGAGCAGCTTCGCTACTGGAAGTCACAGATCGTCAGCCGCAGTGAGCTGCTGACCCGGGCCAAGATCGCCCTGAACCAGAAGAAACTCACCAAGACGCCCTTGGGCGGACACTACTCCTGCGTCGATGAAGAGAAGGCCGTGCAACTGGCCCGTCGACGTCTGGAAGAAGCCGAGACGAAACTGGCCAATGTGCAAAAGTGGAATCGCCGCCTTGATGAAGAGGTCTTTGAGTACAAGGGGCAGGTTCAGGCCCTCGGCCGGATGGTCGATAGCGAGCTGCCCGCAGCCATCGCACGACTTGACCGCATGATCGAGTCGTTGGAATCCTACGTCTCGCTCAAGGCCGCAAGCGGGGAAGAGGTGGACCTTCACGCCGCCTTTGCCAGTGTTGCTCGCACCAGCAGCCTCGCCGAGTTATTGGACAGTCCCTGGCCCGAATCCCGTGAGGCCGCCTACGCCGAACTGCGCAGGCTCAGCCCACCTGCCGAAATCCGGCAGCAGGCTCCGGTAGGACCGATTCCCAAGCCACTGGCCGGGCGTATCGTCAGTCAGGCCGATCGCGACGGCATCGCAAGCCTCGGCATCACCCGCACCGCGCCGTCCCCCGGTTCCCGACTGGTCTTCGCAACGGGGTGCGAAACCTGGCCTCATCTCTACTTCGAGCGGAGCGAACCGGCCGGACCCGAGGACAGCGGATGGTACGCCGGACCTGTTGAAGGCGACCCCCCAGACCGCTTTCAGGCGGTGCAAATCGGCGAACTCATCGCTCAGGGACCCCAGTGGGCACCGATCCTCGATCTGCCCGTCGGGACACTGCTCGTCTTGCGGGCGGAATCGTTGGAGGTCCTGCTGGACGACCGCGACGCGATCCTCTGGCCCAGCCCGTCTCAATCTGCCGACAAAAGGAGGGGGACGTGAGCCTTCACACCGGTCAGGCGAACATGAGGAAGGCTGCAAAGGACCTCGCCGCTCGCTGGGATGAGGTGCGGACTCTGTGGCGAGACGATGTCGCCAGGCAGTTTGAAGAACGTTATATCCACTCGCTGTTGCGTGAGGTCAGGGTCACCCAGGAGGCCATGGCCCATATGAGTTCGGTCATCGCTCAGATACGGCAGGATTGCGAGTAGGAGCGCGGACCGGGAGTACGGCCGATGTCGCAGGAAGCCAAGCAATACCCTCCTGATGAATCGTCCAGCGGGTCCGACTACCTGGACGTGCAGCGGGCCGCCCTGCGTCAATGGATTGATCTGTCGGTGGAAGCCGTTCAGGCGGCACAGGCGCCGTTCGAGCACAAATACAGGTCCGCGTCCCGGAAGGCTCAGCAACGCTATGACCAGGCTCGCGACAAGGTTGAGCACTATCTGCAGACCCGCCTCGACCACGCCTGCCGGCACTACAAGGAACAAATCGCTCAAATCGAATCGCTCCACGCGTCGGATCTCCGGACCCTTGAGGAGAACACCGCATCGCTGCGATCGCGAATCACTCTCGAATTGACCAGGGCCGAGGAGCGGGCCAAGAGCAAACTCGATCACGAGCTGTGGTTGAGCGAAAGCGTCGCCCAGGCGACCAGGGAACAATTGGCCAGGGACCTCAAGGAGTTCAAGGAGGCTTTCCCCAATCAGGAGGGGATGATCTCGACGCTGCGCGAGCAGGCGGATTGGCTGCTTTGCCAGTATGGCCAGATGCGTCTTGCAGAAACGCAGGACCCGCCCGGTCACGTCCCCGAGTCGGGCAATCCGCAGGGTACGTTTCAGCAACAGGTCGAACGGGCCCAGGAACAGATTGCCGCCCTTGCCGAACTGAGCTGGCCCGCTTGGCTGACGGGTGCAAAGCTCTACTTCCTGGCGATCTTCGCCTGCGCTGCTGCCGTCGGCTTGGCCGCTTTGCCACATATGCTCGGGTGGGCCGGCTGGCCGCCGTTCGCGATCGCCGGACCGGCGGCGTTCGGATTATCTCTCGCGGCCGTCGTCGTCGTGGTCAGGCTCATTGCGCCCAAGGCGAGCGCCCGCGTCCGCGAAGCCTACCTGCCGATTCGGGCAACACTGGCAAACGCGCGCCTGGCGCTGGATCAGTACTCGTCCCAATTCCACCGCCGCCTTGAGGAAAAACAAGCCGAGTCAGCTCGCAAGCGAGAGGCCGAAGAAAGCCGCGCAAAAAAGAAGTACGACATGGAAATGGCGGAAGCCCGCAAGACCGCCGAGTCATCGATGAAAAAGGCCGATGAGGCTCACTCCTGGCTCAAGCGGGAAATCGAGGATCGCCACGCCGCCAACCGCCAGAAGGCCGACCGGGAATGGAAGCCGCTCATCCAGCGGCTGGAACAGCGTCTGGAGCGTTCGACGACCGCGGTTCGCCGCCGGTACGAACGCGAGATGACCGCCTGCCAGGCCGCTTACGATCGGGCTCGAGCTGAACTCCAGACCCGCTGTCGCATCGGTCTGGAGCACATTCGAGCTTTTCTGGATCGGACCGCCGGCCTTGATCCCCGCGCTCTGACGGATTGGAGTGACCCCGCCTGGCAGCAATGGCGACCAACGAGTCGTTTCAGTCCGGTCATTCGCTTCGGGCAGATCGAAATCGAGATGAAGCGTCTTTCCGAGGACGTCCTGAGGCTGGGCAATTTCGCCGCCGATTACCCCGCCAACTTGTGCGTGCCGGCCGTGCTGACACTGCCGCATCACGCCTCGCTGCTGGTCCAGACCGATCCGGACGGTCGTGACGAGGCCATCGCCGTATTGCAGTCGGTCATGGCCCGGCTGCTGACTTCCCTGCCTCCCGGGCGGGTGCGATTCACCATCGTCGATCCCGTGGGACTGGGCCGCAACTTCGCCGGCTTCATGCACTTGGCGGATTACCAGGAGGCCTTGGTCGACTCGCGCATCTGGACCGAAGCCGCCCACATCGAGCAACGCCTGACCGACCTGACGAACCACATGGAGAACGTGATCCAGAAGTATCTACGCAACGAATTCGAGTCGATTGACGCCTACAACCGTCAGGCGGGTGAGCTGGCCGAGCCGTACCGCTTCCTGGTGGTGGCCGACTTCCCGGCCGGCTTTAACGAAGAGGCCGCACGGCGGCTGAGCAGCATTGTCAGCAGCGGGGCTCGATGCGGCGTCTACACGCTGATTGCCCACGACGCTCGCCAACAGCCGCCGATCG
Protein-coding regions in this window:
- a CDS encoding FtsK/SpoIIIE domain-containing protein, with the protein product MSQEAKQYPPDESSSGSDYLDVQRAALRQWIDLSVEAVQAAQAPFEHKYRSASRKAQQRYDQARDKVEHYLQTRLDHACRHYKEQIAQIESLHASDLRTLEENTASLRSRITLELTRAEERAKSKLDHELWLSESVAQATREQLARDLKEFKEAFPNQEGMISTLREQADWLLCQYGQMRLAETQDPPGHVPESGNPQGTFQQQVERAQEQIAALAELSWPAWLTGAKLYFLAIFACAAAVGLAALPHMLGWAGWPPFAIAGPAAFGLSLAAVVVVVRLIAPKASARVREAYLPIRATLANARLALDQYSSQFHRRLEEKQAESARKREAEESRAKKKYDMEMAEARKTAESSMKKADEAHSWLKREIEDRHAANRQKADREWKPLIQRLEQRLERSTTAVRRRYEREMTACQAAYDRARAELQTRCRIGLEHIRAFLDRTAGLDPRALTDWSDPAWQQWRPTSRFSPVIRFGQIEIEMKRLSEDVLRLGNFAADYPANLCVPAVLTLPHHASLLVQTDPDGRDEAIAVLQSVMARLLTSLPPGRVRFTIVDPVGLGRNFAGFMHLADYQEALVDSRIWTEAAHIEQRLTDLTNHMENVIQKYLRNEFESIDAYNRQAGELAEPYRFLVVADFPAGFNEEAARRLSSIVSSGARCGVYTLIAHDARQQPPIGIQIDDIRPRSITLLHEGGRFVWQDEVFRQFPLTVDAPPAETTLTRLMHAIGNLARDANRVEVPFDTIAPSPEKMWSSNAAEELRIPIGRTGAVRIQELRLGRGVAQHALIAGKTGSGKSTLLHVMITNLALWYPPEEVELYLIDFKKGVEFKTYVTNDLPHARAVAIESDREFGLSVLRRIDAEMNRRGDLLRRAGVQDLPAYRQATGRNMPRTLLIVDEFQVFFSEDDKLAQDAAILLDRLVRQGRAFGIHVILGSQTLGGTSGLARSTIGQMAVRIALQCSDADSRLILDDENAAARLLSRPGEAIYNDAGGLITGISPFQTAWLADDRRDELLERVGLKARERTVDREPLIVFEGNAPSEIAQNRLLARLLAAPNWPVTSAAPQAWLGEAVAIKDPTSVAFRRQSGSNLLMVGQRDEAALAMMASAMVSLAAQQPPRSARFVILDGSPVDAPWAGYLQRVASILPHATRIVEYRELTEAMNELTAELQRRQQGEVTSSDPSMYLIIYGLQRYRPLRRQEDEFSFARTDEDAPPDPGRQLSELLREGPPNGIHTLAWADTPVTLERTFNRQTMREFDNRVLFQMSAADSSNLIDSPAANRLGLYRALLHSEELGLLEQFRPYAMPQSNWLEYVENRFRFMSSAAGHEIV
- a CDS encoding WXG100 family type VII secretion target, which translates into the protein MAQAYVDPSELRRFAQDLNRFNGELHSLIAGLHARMLSLEKTWRDQEQRKFAEEFEQTMRVLNAFLKLSERHVTFLLKKAGYIEDYLQQH